In Colletotrichum higginsianum IMI 349063 chromosome 1, whole genome shotgun sequence, the DNA window TGTTATAGTACATTGGTTATGGCCAGCTCGGTGCAAATGAGCTAGCCTAGAGCCTATGGCAGGTCGCCGGCGATATTCTCACTCCGaatcatcgtcgtcgacaacatGGCGCCTTCTTCCGCGGCCGCTTGTCTCCATCatgtcatcatcgtcgccttcggcgtcgtcgtcgtccgaccTCCTCCGTCGCTTCTTGTACCGTggcgcctcgtcgtcgccgagaggctcctcgtcgtcgtcctggtcTCCCTCGCTGACCTCCTCGTCACTCGCAACAATAAAGTCATCCTCCATGTCATAATCATCTTGCCTGCGAGCACCAGAAGGCAGGTCGTCATCAGAGTCATACTCAGGACGCCTTCGCTTTTGCTTCGGTGCGCCGGGCATGCCCCTCTTACGCGATCCACCAGCGCGTCGTCCACCCTCGAGGTCCCCAATCGAGAGACCTCCGCTGCGGCCAAATCCACGACTGGAGTCCATGCGGGCCGTCTGCGTCTCCCGACGCCGTTGCATCTTCATGCGCTCCTTTTCTGCCTGTTCCGCCTGTCTCTTGCGCAACTCGGGATCCTGGATTGTGTTGATGATCATGTCCTTCTCCTGCGGCTTTTGCGATATCGTCGCCATGCGCTCCGCAAGAGCAatgagggcgtcgtcggcaacTTCCTTTCCGGGTCGGACAATATACTGATCGGTGACATGTCCCACGAACATGAGGAAGTTGCTGGAAtactcggcggcggcggcgtagtAGTGTCCGTCTTGAAGTTCCGAGTATGGTTGGTCGGGCCCAGGAGCCAGGGCCTTAGTTGTTACTTCAAAgtgctcgtcgccgacggtcATCGTTACAGAGCCGTCGCTCCATCTGTGGATCATGGCGTTGCTCTGCAGCTTGTTTCCCTGTCTCCGGACGCGGATGTCTGCCTTGGGCACTTCAGCTTTGGCGTTCTCAATGTCTTGCTCAGTAGGCTCGAATGTTTCGGGATCGAAAAGCGTGGGGACGATTCTCATGAACTTCGGGACACGAAGAGATCGCAACTGGTCGTCGTTAGCGCACGTCGCGGGCCCGCGACTCGGGGGCCGTCGCATCGACTTACTCTCTGATCTTTCGCCTTGGGGATGCGATGGCGCTGCATCTCAACAGCCTCAATGACCCTCGTCTCATAGtccgtcgatgccggcgcctCGTCATCTCTGCCGTAGCCCTCGCCCGCATCCTGATCGGATGCCGCGTCGCGTTCGCTGCCGGCACGACTACGGTCCTCAAGGACATCGTCCGCCGGCTCGTCGCCGAAGAGatcctc includes these proteins:
- a CDS encoding Lipid acyl hydrolase — protein: MSDSEDLVELPEEDEEDLFGDEPADDVLEDRSRAGSERDAASDQDAGEGYGRDDEAPASTDYETRVIEAVEMQRHRIPKAKDQRLRSLRVPKFMRIVPTLFDPETFEPTEQDIENAKAEVPKADIRVRRQGNKLQSNAMIHRWSDGSVTMTVGDEHFEVTTKALAPGPDQPYSELQDGHYYAAAAEYSSNFLMFVGHVTDQYIVRPGKEVADDALIALAERMATISQKPQEKDMIINTIQDPELRKRQAEQAEKERMKMQRRRETQTARMDSSRGFGRSGGLSIGDLEGGRRAGGSRKRGMPGAPKQKRRRPEYDSDDDLPSGARRQDDYDMEDDFIVASDEEVSEGDQDDDEEPLGDDEAPRYKKRRRRSDDDDAEGDDDDMMETSGRGRRRHVVDDDDSE